A single Bos mutus isolate GX-2022 chromosome 25, NWIPB_WYAK_1.1, whole genome shotgun sequence DNA region contains:
- the RAB26 gene encoding ras-related protein Rab-26, with the protein MSRKKTPKSKAGSAPATSALPAANGPRPVRPGTARPGPEAPPNGPPQPGRSSVGGGGDFYDVAFKVMLVGDSGVGKTCLLMRFKDGAFLAGTFISTVGIDFRNKVVDVDGMKVKLQIWDTAGQERFRSVTHAYYRDAHALLLLYDVTNKASFDSIQAWLTEIQEHAQDDVVLMLLGNKVDSAQERAVKREDAEKLAKDYGLPFMETSAKTGLNVDLAFTAIAKELKQRHTKAPSEPRFQLHDYIKREGRGASCCRP; encoded by the exons ATGTCCAGGAAAAAGACCCCCAAGAGCAAGGCGGGCAGCGCACCCGCTACCTCTGCCCTGCCCGCTGCCAATGGGCCCCGGCCGGTGCGACCCGGGACTGCGCGCCCTGGCCCCGAGGCACCGCCCAACGGGCCCCCGCAGCCCGGCCGGTCTTCggtcggcggcggcggcgacttCTACGACGTCGCCTTCAAG GTCATGCTGGTGGGGGACTCAGGCGTGGGgaagacctgcctgctcatgcgCTTCAAGGATGGGGCTTTCTTGGCGGGGACCTTTATCTCCACCGTGGGCATCGACTTCCGG AACAAAGTTGTGGACGTGGACGGCATGAAGGTGAAGCTGCAG ATCTGGGACACGGCTGGCCAGGAGAGGTTCCGCAGCGTCACTCACGCCTACTACCGTGACGCCCATG cactgctgctgctctATGACGTCACCAACAAGGCCTCCTTCGACAGCATCCAG GCCTGGCTGACCGAGATCCAGGAGCACGCCCAGGATGATGTGGTTCTCATGCTGCTGGGGAATAAG GTGGACTCTGCCCAGGAGCGTGCGGTGAAGCGGGAGGATGCGGAGAAGCTGGCCAAG GACTACGGGCTGCCGTTCATGGAGACCAGCGCCAAGACGGGCCTCAATGTGGACTTGGCCTTCACAGCCATAGCCAA GGAGCTGAAACAGCGCCACACCAAGGCCCCCAGCGAGCCCCGCTTCCAGCTGCACGACTACATCAAGAGGGAGGGCCGGGGGGCTTCCTGCTGCAGACCCTGA